A genomic region of Pseudoxanthomonas suwonensis contains the following coding sequences:
- a CDS encoding class I SAM-dependent methyltransferase produces the protein MNAVPPIPSQIDLEALKSKQRLAWSSGNYAVVGTTLQIVGETLAEACDLRWDERVLDVAAGNGNATLAAARRGCKVTSTDYVSALLDMGAQRASAEMLEVQFTEADAEKLPFADGSFDVVISTFGVMFAPDHARAASEMIRVCRPGGRIAMANWTPDGFIGRMFQVLGRHLPPPPGANPPSAWGSKATLEVLFGEDATSIVATPRMFKFRYRSAEHFIDVFRTWYGPVKKAFQALSPEGAMELEADLLRVLNQMNCSSSGVGRRDSLVVPSEYLEIVITRK, from the coding sequence ATGAATGCTGTGCCGCCCATCCCTTCCCAGATCGATCTCGAGGCCCTGAAATCGAAGCAGCGGCTCGCCTGGTCGAGTGGCAACTATGCCGTCGTGGGAACCACGCTCCAGATCGTCGGGGAGACGCTTGCGGAGGCTTGCGACCTGCGCTGGGACGAGAGGGTGCTCGACGTGGCGGCAGGCAACGGCAATGCGACGCTGGCAGCCGCCCGGCGCGGCTGCAAGGTGACCTCCACGGACTACGTGTCGGCCCTGCTTGATATGGGCGCGCAGCGCGCGTCCGCGGAAATGCTGGAGGTGCAGTTCACCGAGGCCGACGCCGAGAAGCTTCCCTTCGCCGACGGCAGTTTCGATGTGGTCATTTCCACGTTCGGCGTCATGTTCGCTCCGGATCATGCCCGGGCGGCATCCGAGATGATCCGGGTATGCCGTCCCGGCGGGCGGATCGCGATGGCCAACTGGACGCCGGATGGATTCATCGGCCGGATGTTCCAGGTGCTGGGGCGGCACCTGCCGCCTCCGCCGGGCGCGAACCCGCCCTCCGCGTGGGGATCGAAGGCCACGCTCGAGGTGCTGTTCGGGGAGGACGCGACGTCGATCGTGGCCACGCCGCGGATGTTCAAGTTCCGCTATCGCTCGGCGGAACATTTCATCGACGTGTTCCGCACCTGGTATGGGCCGGTGAAGAAGGCGTTCCAGGCGCTGTCGCCCGAGGGCGCGATGGAGCTCGAGGCGGATCTGCTGCGCGTCCTGAACCAGATGAATTGCAGTTCGAGCGGGGTCGGCCGTCGGGACTCGCTGGTCGTTCCCAGCGAGTACCTCGAAATCGTCATCACGCGCAAGTAA
- a CDS encoding OsmC family protein, producing the protein MSGIDHIASVMSRARKVFQRRPDIAFAEDTTATAVWSGGLKSTASLPERAHVETDMPHELGGGGAGAPPGWLFRAGIASCALTSIVMSACEKGIVLSSIQVRVCSKSDTRGLLGMDDASAVAVFPGPQELRIEVEIRADGVPQQDLHALVHLGLERSPMQAALRQPPPCTVMVDTSID; encoded by the coding sequence ATGAGCGGAATCGATCACATCGCCAGCGTAATGTCGCGGGCAAGGAAGGTGTTCCAGCGCAGGCCGGACATCGCATTCGCGGAAGACACCACCGCGACGGCCGTCTGGTCCGGAGGTCTGAAGTCGACCGCGTCCCTCCCGGAGCGCGCGCATGTCGAGACCGACATGCCGCATGAGCTCGGCGGCGGGGGCGCCGGCGCACCCCCCGGCTGGCTGTTCCGGGCGGGCATCGCCTCGTGCGCATTGACGTCGATCGTGATGAGCGCATGCGAGAAGGGGATCGTCCTCTCCTCGATCCAGGTGAGGGTATGCAGCAAGTCGGATACGCGCGGGCTGCTGGGCATGGACGATGCTTCCGCCGTTGCCGTCTTCCCGGGCCCGCAGGAGCTGCGGATCGAAGTCGAGATCAGGGCCGACGGCGTTCCGCAGCAGGACCTGCACGCCCTCGTGCACCTCGGCCTGGAGCGCTCACCCATGCAGGCAGCCCTGCGCCAGCCGCCGCCATGCACCGTCATGGTGGATACCTCCATCGACTGA
- a CDS encoding AraC family transcriptional regulator, whose translation MDALDEILKSVQISGTFFVSGRFTAPWCYQSPCASVAAPFLEPKAENVIIFHLITEGECVVEMAGQEPFVAKEGEVVIFPKGDAHRMASAAGICPAKSSNLSRLLAHKPCRLSYGGGGPRTRLVCGYLACDAGLARLLLSGLPPAVRLDMRTTPAGTWLESSISYALSEARSPRAGGSSVMSRLAEVLFIEILRQYACTGAGRIGWLAGLSDRTVGKALNALHGNPSRDWTLEELARSIGSSRTVLADRFQKIMGISPMLYLTQWRMLIAANMLRRTTASLTNIAEEVGYQNDTSFSRAFRREYGVPPAAWRRSLSDRHKSAA comes from the coding sequence ATGGACGCTCTAGACGAGATCCTGAAATCCGTGCAGATATCGGGCACGTTCTTCGTCAGTGGCCGGTTCACGGCGCCGTGGTGCTACCAGTCCCCATGCGCCAGCGTCGCGGCCCCGTTCCTGGAACCGAAGGCCGAGAACGTGATCATCTTCCACCTCATCACGGAGGGCGAGTGCGTCGTCGAGATGGCAGGGCAGGAGCCCTTCGTCGCGAAGGAAGGGGAAGTGGTCATCTTCCCCAAGGGCGACGCGCATCGCATGGCTTCGGCGGCCGGGATCTGCCCGGCCAAGAGCTCCAACCTGTCGCGCCTCCTCGCGCACAAGCCGTGCCGGCTGTCGTACGGCGGCGGCGGGCCGCGCACGAGGCTGGTCTGCGGCTACCTGGCGTGCGATGCCGGCCTGGCGCGGCTGCTTCTCAGCGGCCTGCCGCCCGCGGTCCGGCTGGACATGCGGACGACGCCCGCGGGCACCTGGCTCGAATCGTCGATCAGCTATGCCTTGTCGGAAGCGAGATCGCCACGCGCGGGAGGCAGCAGCGTGATGTCGCGACTGGCCGAGGTCCTTTTCATCGAGATACTGCGCCAGTACGCGTGCACCGGCGCTGGCCGCATCGGGTGGCTTGCCGGACTTTCCGACAGGACGGTCGGCAAGGCCCTGAACGCGCTGCATGGCAATCCGTCGCGCGACTGGACGCTGGAAGAACTCGCGAGATCGATCGGATCGTCGCGCACGGTTCTGGCCGACAGGTTCCAGAAGATCATGGGCATCTCGCCCATGCTCTATCTGACGCAGTGGCGGATGCTCATCGCCGCCAACATGCTGCGGCGCACTACGGCCTCGCTGACGAACATCGCCGAAGAGGTCGGTTACCAGAACGATACCTCTTTCAGCCGCGCATTCCGGCGCGAGTACGGGGTGCCTCCCGCCGCCTGGCGCCGCTCCCTGTCGGACCGGCACAAGTCCGCCGCATAG
- a CDS encoding YajQ family cyclic di-GMP-binding protein, with protein sequence MPSFDIVSEVDTHELTNAVDQASRELTTRFDFKGVDAKFVREDSVITQSAPSDFQLKQMTDILRQRLTARGIDARCLEFGEVETNLAGARQKVTIKQGIERETAKKIQSALKDAKLKVDSQIAGEKLRVNGKKRDDLQEAIALLRKADFGIPLQFDNFRD encoded by the coding sequence ATGCCTTCCTTCGACATCGTCTCCGAAGTCGACACCCACGAGCTGACCAACGCGGTCGACCAGGCCAGCCGCGAGCTGACCACCCGCTTCGACTTCAAGGGGGTGGACGCGAAGTTCGTGCGCGAGGACAGCGTCATCACCCAGTCCGCGCCCAGCGACTTCCAGCTCAAGCAGATGACCGACATCCTGCGCCAGCGCCTGACCGCGCGCGGCATCGACGCGCGCTGCCTGGAGTTCGGCGAGGTGGAGACCAACCTGGCCGGCGCGCGGCAGAAGGTCACGATCAAGCAGGGGATCGAGCGCGAGACCGCCAAGAAGATCCAGTCCGCGCTCAAGGACGCCAAGCTCAAGGTCGACAGCCAGATCGCCGGCGAGAAGCTGCGGGTCAACGGCAAGAAGCGCGACGACCTGCAGGAGGCCATCGCCCTGCTGCGCAAGGCCGACTTCGGCATCCCGCTGCAGTTCGACAACTTCCGCGACTGA
- a CDS encoding DUF1415 domain-containing protein, with translation MSADHDSPLPGADEAIAATRRWVERAVIGLNLCPFAKAVYVKEQVRFAFSDATTPEQLLEQLGEELLRLRDTPAEQIDTTLLVHPHVLQDFLDYNDFLDQADALVEALELDGELQVASFHPDYQFADSRPDDIENYSNRAPYPTLHLLREDSVSRAVEVYPDPDSIVERNFATLRELGHDGWRRLLAD, from the coding sequence ATGTCCGCCGACCACGACAGCCCGCTCCCCGGCGCGGACGAGGCCATTGCCGCCACCCGCCGCTGGGTGGAACGGGCGGTGATCGGCCTGAACCTGTGCCCGTTCGCCAAGGCGGTGTATGTAAAGGAGCAGGTGCGCTTCGCCTTCAGCGACGCGACCACGCCCGAACAGCTGCTCGAGCAGCTGGGCGAGGAACTGCTGCGGCTGCGCGACACCCCGGCCGAGCAGATCGACACCACGCTGCTGGTGCATCCGCACGTACTGCAGGACTTCCTCGACTACAACGATTTCCTCGACCAGGCCGACGCGCTGGTCGAGGCGCTGGAACTGGACGGCGAGCTGCAGGTGGCCAGCTTCCATCCCGATTACCAGTTCGCCGACAGCCGCCCGGATGACATCGAGAACTACAGCAACCGTGCGCCCTATCCGACCCTGCACCTGCTGCGCGAGGACAGCGTGAGCCGCGCGGTCGAGGTCTATCCGGACCCGGACTCGATCGTGGAGCGCAACTTCGCGACCCTGCGCGAGCTCGGCCACGACGGCTGGCGCCGGCTGCTCGCGGACTGA